One part of the Buchnera aphidicola (Protaphis terricola) genome encodes these proteins:
- a CDS encoding glutamine amidotransferase-related protein (Members of this family of hydrolases with an active site Cys residue belong to MEROPS family C26.), whose protein sequence is MTNILLLDNIDSFTYNLVDQLRKTNNNVIIYRNTVNINVILSVIKQMFQPILMLSPGPSTPENAGCMLHLINEVKGSIPIVGICLGHQAIIEAYGGSIGYAGEVFHGRASFINHDGLEMFSGLSQPLPVARYHSLICNKIPKNFIINSYFNNMVMSVRNNIDHVCGFQFHPESILTTDGTALLQNIIYWGAMKYR, encoded by the coding sequence ATGACAAACATTTTACTTTTAGACAATATTGATTCTTTTACTTATAATCTTGTTGATCAACTGAGAAAAACGAATAATAATGTCATAATTTACAGAAACACTGTGAACATAAATGTGATATTGAGCGTGATAAAACAAATGTTTCAACCTATCCTAATGCTATCGCCTGGTCCTAGTACTCCTGAAAATGCAGGATGTATGTTACATTTAATCAATGAAGTTAAGGGATCTATACCTATTGTTGGTATTTGTTTAGGCCATCAAGCCATCATAGAAGCTTATGGTGGATCGATTGGATACGCAGGTGAGGTATTCCATGGTCGAGCATCTTTTATCAACCATGATGGTTTAGAGATGTTTTCAGGGCTTTCTCAGCCGTTACCAGTGGCAAGGTATCATTCGTTAATATGTAATAAAATTCCTAAAAATTTTATTATTAATTCCTATTTTAATAATATGGTCATGTCGGTTCGAAACAATATAGATCATGTGTGTGGGTTTCAATTTCACCCAGAATCGATTTTAACCACTGATGGAACTGCACTTTTACAAAACATTATTTATTGGGGAGCAATGAAATACAGATGA